DNA sequence from the Caldivirga sp. genome:
CATTTATTGGTCCACCACAGTAATCACAGATAAGCCTAGGTAATGCGGTTACTGTTGAGGCTGGCTCTAACGCTACGTATACTGACTCCTTATCCTTAATATCATTGATTAGTTTAATTAGGTTGTTGAAGTCAGACGCTTTAACAATAACCATGTACCTACCGTCAATTAACCTATAGCATTCCCCCTCATGCCTCTTCCTAGTTACTATGAATGCCCTTGGGTAACCATGGGAAGCATCAATGGTGAATTTAACACCCTTAGCCCTTAAGGACTTAACCAGCCTTGATGCGGTAGCCTTACTGACGCCAATCCTGTTGGCTAATTCTGAAACACTTAACCTAGAGTCCTCGCTAAGCAGTGAAATAGCCTTCAACTCAATTTCCGTAAACCTTGAAAAATCGGAACCATCAACCATGCTTGCTCAGTGAAAATCTCTCTAATTAACCTTATTTCGCACCCACTGGTTCACTAACACATGGCTAAGCACGTTGATCCGGTATGTGGCATGGAGGTTGAGGATACTGTGCCATTTAAATCACTGTACAGGGGGAGGGTTTACTACTTCTGTTCACGTCATTGTAAGGAAGCCTTCGATAGGGAGCCTGAAAAGTACCTGAAGGAGGGGCCTAGGGGCATGCCTAATGCGTGACAATCCCCATGAGCAGTGGATTAAGGGAAATTAAGGTTGGGTTAAACTTCAGGGAAGGGACTAGGAGGGTTACGTTTAAGATAGTTGGAATGCACTGCGCCACCTGTAGCTTAACAGTCCAAAAAGCGCTCCTATCAGTACCTGGTGTATTGGCGGCTGACGTGAGCCTAGCTAATGATGAAGCTGTGGTTGTTGTTGACCCAGGTAAGGTTAATTACGCTGATTTACTTAATGCTGTTGAGAGGGCTGGTTACGACATATACCGGGAGGAGGCTACCATAGGTGTTAAGGGCCTTAGCCCTGGTGACGAGGTAAGCATACTTAGTGAATTTAGGATACCGGGGGTTTTCGACGTCAGGGTTAACCTAGCCTATAGTGAAGTTAAGGTGGTTTACAACCCCCTAGAGCTTAGTGAAGCTGGCTTAGTTAAGGTTATTGGGGACTTGGGCTTCAGGGTTACTTACGTTAAAACCGGGAGCAGCGGCTTTGATATTGATAGGAGGGCTGCTGAGGCTGATTTAAGGGACTTAAGGATTAGGCTACTGGTTTCTGCACCATTAACGTCAATAATAATGATAATGGTATGGGTTCTGCAACCCATGGGTATAATGCCCAGTAACCTAACCCTATGGATTGGGTTAGCCCTAGCCACTGTGGTTGAATTCTACCCAGGCTGGAGGTTCATAAGGGGTGCGTTAAGGGCCTTCAGTAACCGCACCGCCAACATGGACACTCTAGTAGCCTTAGGCACATTAACCGCATACATCTATAGCCTACTCTACGCACTACACGTAGTGGGTGGTGAGGCGTTTCTTGACTCCGGTCCAGCAGTAATAACCCTAATCCTACTGGGTCGTTGGCTTGAGGCTAAGGTTAGGCTTAGGGCAGCGTCAACAGTAAGGTCACTAGCCCAATTAATACCCGGTAAGGCAAGGGTCTTAACTAACAGGGGGGAAGTGGAGGTTAGCGTTAATGAGGTTAAGCCAGGTGATGCAATTATCATTAGGGCTGGGGAAACAATACCAGTGGATGGGGTAGTTAATGAGGGTGGTGGCCACGTTGATGAATCAACCATGACGGGAGAAGCTGAACCCAGGCTAAGGAAGCCAGGTGATGTTGTGTTAGCTGG
Encoded proteins:
- a CDS encoding winged helix-turn-helix transcriptional regulator, which gives rise to MVDGSDFSRFTEIELKAISLLSEDSRLSVSELANRIGVSKATASRLVKSLRAKGVKFTIDASHGYPRAFIVTRKRHEGECYRLIDGRYMVIVKASDFNNLIKLINDIKDKESVYVALEPASTVTALPRLICDYCGGPIN
- a CDS encoding YHS domain-containing protein, translated to MAKHVDPVCGMEVEDTVPFKSLYRGRVYYFCSRHCKEAFDREPEKYLKEGPRGMPNA